Proteins encoded by one window of Candidatus Hydrogenedentota bacterium:
- a CDS encoding oligogalacturonate lyase family protein, translating into MSRIFMPLMALALLPGCVSVSDPGAWPPQSVERNEWLDKTTGHKVIRLSRREGNNEVFYFHQNPFTEAGDKMVFMGSTDNGRCAFTVDLKTYEIRQITDRNVGFEVVAPKSRQLFYVNGDSVYSTHLDTLETREIAKIPHHYTWGRGLSVNSDETLLAGCYCRGEETYYQSDMPRNQWIRAIWKAQLPNALYTIEIATGVVREIHHENEWLGHVQFSPVDPTLIEFCHEGPAREVERMWMIRSDGTGLQKVLEKKYAREIQTHEFWSPDGTKIWSDFQIPAFPARITRFMEAFTYPKHSLACTDVRTGETTRYPFKMRYASRHFNISRDQSMFCGDGEGGSFRLCPSGKWIFLYRIANGKLRIEKLCSMKGHSWKSHPEPNVHFTPDGKWVVFQSDTGGTLQVYAVSVARKE; encoded by the coding sequence ATGTCCAGAATCTTCATGCCGTTGATGGCCCTTGCGTTATTGCCCGGCTGCGTCTCCGTCTCCGATCCCGGCGCATGGCCGCCCCAGTCCGTCGAGCGCAACGAGTGGTTAGATAAAACAACCGGCCACAAGGTTATCCGCCTGTCCCGCCGCGAAGGGAACAACGAGGTCTTCTATTTTCACCAAAATCCCTTTACGGAAGCGGGAGACAAAATGGTCTTCATGGGTTCCACGGATAATGGACGCTGCGCCTTTACGGTGGATCTGAAGACCTACGAGATTCGACAAATCACGGATCGCAACGTCGGATTCGAGGTCGTCGCGCCCAAAAGCCGCCAACTGTTCTACGTCAACGGCGATAGCGTGTATTCGACGCATCTCGACACGCTCGAAACGAGGGAAATCGCGAAGATACCCCATCACTACACATGGGGACGCGGGCTGAGCGTCAACAGCGACGAAACCCTGTTGGCCGGCTGCTATTGCCGAGGCGAGGAAACGTATTATCAGTCGGACATGCCGCGCAACCAGTGGATTCGGGCTATATGGAAGGCCCAATTGCCCAATGCGCTGTACACCATCGAAATCGCCACGGGCGTCGTGCGCGAAATTCACCACGAGAACGAATGGCTCGGCCACGTGCAGTTTTCGCCGGTCGATCCGACCCTGATCGAGTTCTGCCACGAGGGACCGGCCCGCGAAGTCGAGCGCATGTGGATGATCCGATCCGACGGAACCGGGCTGCAAAAAGTTCTTGAAAAGAAATATGCGCGCGAAATCCAGACGCACGAATTCTGGTCGCCTGACGGAACCAAGATCTGGAGCGACTTCCAGATTCCGGCGTTTCCCGCGCGGATTACACGATTCATGGAAGCGTTCACCTATCCGAAACATTCCCTCGCCTGCACCGATGTGCGCACAGGAGAAACCACGCGCTATCCGTTCAAGATGCGTTACGCCTCGCGCCACTTCAACATTTCGCGGGATCAAAGCATGTTCTGCGGCGACGGCGAGGGCGGGAGTTTCCGCCTATGCCCGTCGGGCAAATGGATTTTTCTGTACCGGATTGCAAACGGCAAACTGCGCATCGAAAAATTGTGCAGCATGAAGGGCCATTCCTGGAAATCGCATCCCGAACCCAATGTCCATTTCACGCCGGATGGCAAATGGGTGGTGTTTCAATCGGACACCGGCGGGACCCTTCAGGTGTATGCCGTTTCGGTGGCCCGGAAGGAATAG
- a CDS encoding DUF2892 domain-containing protein encodes MTVDRWLRLIAGTLVTASAVLAAVHSPYWLLFTGFVGVNLAQSALTNWCPMMTILRKLGVPG; translated from the coding sequence ATGACGGTTGACCGATGGCTGCGTCTAATAGCCGGTACCTTGGTAACGGCATCCGCCGTGCTGGCGGCGGTTCATAGCCCCTATTGGCTTTTGTTCACGGGGTTTGTCGGAGTGAATCTGGCCCAGTCGGCGCTGACGAACTGGTGTCCCATGATGACGATCCTGCGTAAACTCGGCGTGCCGGGTTGA